Proteins encoded by one window of Salicibibacter halophilus:
- the gcvH gene encoding glycine cleavage system protein GcvH codes for MGKLYSKDHEWVETLDDYIVRIGISNYAQQELGDIVFVEIPEVDDEVTANESIGSIESVKTVSEIYVPISGTVVNVNERLEDEPELVNDNPEGKGWLIEVKMADRDGLEDLMSETGYQDFTKED; via the coding sequence ATGGGTAAATTATACAGCAAAGACCATGAATGGGTAGAAACACTAGATGATTACATTGTCCGCATCGGCATTTCAAATTACGCGCAGCAAGAACTTGGGGATATCGTCTTCGTGGAGATCCCTGAAGTTGATGACGAAGTCACCGCGAATGAAAGTATCGGATCCATTGAATCAGTAAAAACCGTATCGGAAATCTATGTACCGATCTCCGGCACCGTTGTGAACGTAAATGAACGATTGGAAGATGAGCCGGAATTAGTCAATGACAATCCGGAAGGCAAAGGCTGGTTGATCGAAGTCAAGATGGCTGACAGGGATGGACTTGAAGATCTGATGAGTGAAACGGGATATCAAGATTTTACTAAAGAAGACTAA
- a CDS encoding methylenetetrahydrofolate reductase, translating to MEVGFGDIVQPMCPRSNLYLPISILQMKEGMAIMEMMDRQSSAERIGRMNEPRFELIPANRIVERATAALPPHATLTVTCSPKKGVDATIDTAIALAPRFAGVVPHIGARMVRSEKHLEGILDKLRINGLEEIFVIGSDQKQPLGPYRYGFELLRSLATRDHGLRRIGIPAYPEGHPNINNDILAEDLLVKAPFVHYAVSQMCFDSDQVLAWLRQQREAGLQLPVYLGIPGPVKPDKLLRIAANIGVTDSLRFLRKNLKLSGKLLHGYDASGLMNAYTPHLNESDYGIAGFHIYTFNELVTLKKTFDRVAT from the coding sequence TTGGAAGTTGGATTCGGAGACATCGTCCAGCCGATGTGCCCAAGATCCAACCTCTACCTTCCAATCTCTATCCTCCAAATGAAAGAGGGGATGGCAATTATGGAAATGATGGATCGACAATCGTCAGCTGAACGGATCGGACGAATGAACGAACCTCGCTTCGAGCTCATACCCGCGAACCGTATCGTTGAGCGGGCAACGGCGGCGCTCCCGCCCCACGCCACACTTACGGTCACCTGCTCGCCAAAGAAAGGCGTCGATGCTACGATTGACACGGCAATCGCGTTGGCACCTCGGTTCGCTGGGGTGGTTCCCCATATTGGAGCGAGGATGGTCCGGAGTGAAAAGCACCTTGAAGGAATACTTGATAAGCTTCGGATAAACGGTTTGGAAGAGATTTTCGTCATCGGAAGTGACCAGAAGCAACCCCTAGGCCCGTACCGCTATGGCTTCGAGCTATTGCGCTCCTTAGCCACGCGTGATCACGGGTTGCGCCGCATCGGCATTCCAGCGTATCCCGAAGGGCATCCTAACATCAATAATGACATCCTCGCCGAGGACCTTTTGGTAAAAGCGCCTTTCGTGCACTACGCCGTGAGTCAAATGTGTTTCGATTCCGACCAGGTCCTAGCCTGGTTACGACAACAGCGGGAAGCCGGCTTGCAACTGCCTGTCTACTTGGGCATCCCCGGACCGGTGAAACCGGATAAACTTCTTCGCATCGCGGCTAATATTGGTGTGACCGACTCGCTTCGTTTCCTCAGGAAAAACCTAAAGTTATCGGGAAAACTGTTGCACGGATACGACGCCTCCGGCTTAATGAATGCCTACACCCCGCACTTAAATGAGTCGGACTACGGGATCGCCGGGTTTCATATTTATACCTTTAATGAACTGGTTACGCTAAAAAAAACTTTTGATCGTGTAGCTACGTGA
- a CDS encoding TetR/AcrR family transcriptional regulator: MDKKAIQTVRMMRYFIDATVQIIEEEGFDNVTIRKVSDLAGYNSATIYNYFSELSHLIFYASLQFLKKYTSALPAYMSKGNNPLERFLLMWECFCKYSFAEPHIYHAIFSSNVGGGSKELMDEYYDQFPDDLDDLPTELKPMFMEFDMANRERIAIGECVEAGYIKKENAEHLQEMIKLTWQGMLTLVLNRRYDYSAEKATEITMTYIKEIVENANSFSFEFTLDSQDR; encoded by the coding sequence TTGGATAAAAAGGCAATTCAAACCGTCCGGATGATGAGATATTTTATAGATGCCACCGTCCAAATCATTGAAGAGGAAGGATTTGATAACGTCACCATCCGAAAAGTATCTGATTTGGCCGGTTATAACAGTGCAACCATTTATAATTACTTCAGTGAACTTTCTCACCTGATATTCTATGCCTCATTACAGTTTTTAAAAAAATACACATCAGCACTCCCCGCCTATATGTCGAAAGGAAACAACCCCCTGGAAAGATTCTTGCTTATGTGGGAATGCTTTTGCAAATATTCCTTTGCTGAACCGCATATTTATCATGCCATTTTCTCCTCAAATGTTGGAGGGGGATCAAAAGAATTGATGGATGAGTATTACGATCAGTTCCCGGATGATCTCGACGACCTGCCCACGGAACTAAAGCCGATGTTCATGGAGTTTGATATGGCAAACAGAGAACGCATCGCAATTGGGGAATGTGTTGAAGCGGGATACATTAAGAAAGAAAACGCAGAACACCTCCAGGAGATGATTAAACTGACCTGGCAAGGCATGTTGACCCTCGTTTTAAACCGGAGATATGACTATTCCGCGGAAAAAGCAACAGAAATTACGATGACATACATTAAAGAAATCGTAGAAAATGCCAATTCGTTTTCCTTTGAATTTACTTTGGATTCCCAGGATCGTTGA
- the infC gene encoding translation initiation factor IF-3, whose translation MKLNDGIRAREVRLIDANGDQVGIVSKREALDRAEQAELDLVLVAPNAKPPVCRIMDYGKYRFEQQKKEREARKKQKVVNVKEVRLSPNIEEHDFNTKLRNARKFLSKGDKVKAAIRFRGRAITHSSIGRDILERLADETKDVATVETKPKMEGRSMFLMLAPMSDKDNKKKS comes from the coding sequence ATGAAGCTTAATGACGGGATTCGCGCCCGCGAGGTTCGCCTCATCGACGCGAATGGGGACCAAGTGGGGATAGTATCGAAACGAGAGGCGCTGGATCGTGCCGAGCAAGCTGAACTGGATCTTGTTCTCGTCGCACCGAATGCAAAACCACCGGTCTGTCGCATCATGGACTATGGGAAATACCGCTTTGAGCAACAGAAAAAAGAGCGTGAAGCACGTAAAAAGCAAAAAGTGGTTAATGTAAAGGAAGTGCGTTTGAGTCCAAACATTGAAGAGCATGACTTCAATACGAAGCTTCGCAATGCACGTAAATTTTTGTCGAAAGGCGACAAAGTGAAAGCAGCCATTCGTTTCCGCGGTCGCGCCATTACGCATTCATCCATTGGCCGTGATATTTTGGAACGTCTTGCAGACGAAACGAAAGATGTTGCAACCGTTGAAACAAAGCCTAAGATGGAAGGGCGCAGCATGTTTTTGATGTTGGCCCCCATGTCAGACAAAGACAATAAGAAAAAGTCGTAG
- the rplT gene encoding 50S ribosomal protein L20, with protein sequence MPRVKGGTVARSRRKKVLKLAKGYYGSKHRLFRTAQQQVRKSLQYAYRDRRQRKRDFRKLWITRINAAARLNGLSYSRLMHGLKQADINVNRKMLADLAVNDKDAFADLAEKAKAELK encoded by the coding sequence ATGCCTAGAGTTAAAGGCGGAACAGTCGCCCGTAGTCGTCGCAAAAAGGTATTAAAACTTGCAAAAGGATATTATGGATCGAAACATCGTTTATTTCGCACTGCCCAGCAACAAGTAAGAAAATCACTTCAATATGCTTATCGCGACCGTCGTCAGCGCAAGCGTGATTTTCGTAAACTATGGATCACACGTATCAATGCGGCAGCTCGTTTGAACGGACTTTCGTACAGCCGTCTCATGCACGGGTTGAAGCAAGCGGACATTAACGTTAACCGTAAAATGCTTGCCGACCTGGCTGTAAACGATAAAGATGCATTTGCAGACCTTGCTGAAAAAGCAAAAGCTGAATTGAAATAA
- a CDS encoding D-serine ammonia-lyase → MNTQVLGESIASWAKAFPLLEDITALRPVWWENPFKQRWMDASSSGFKVSEADMKEAADMWARFRPFIEREFPETRENDGIIESPLRPIPNVQTQLENHYKGNIEGSLYLKCDNELPIAGSIKARGGIFEVLRHAETLAIDNGLITKEDNYEKFATTAFKEFFNQYAIDVGSTGNLGLSIGIVSAAIGFDVSVHMSADAKQWKKDLLKESGAIVHEYSADFSKAINEGRKLSRENPNGYFIDDENSRDLFLGYSIAAFELKAQLDEQDIRVDRDHPLFLYLPCGVGGSPGGLTFGLKQIFGDNVHCFFVEPTHSPSVLIGLLTEKHEKISVQDFGIDNITEADGLAVGRPSSFATAISEKLISGVYTVEDDELFKMLALLMRSEGLKVEPSAASGLQGPMQLSKHPLYIENHDLSSRMKKATHVAWATGGSLIPETDWKAIYQKGKSLLGV, encoded by the coding sequence ATGAATACTCAGGTGTTGGGTGAGTCAATAGCAAGTTGGGCAAAAGCATTTCCCCTTCTTGAAGACATTACAGCGTTAAGGCCGGTATGGTGGGAAAATCCATTCAAACAAAGGTGGATGGACGCTTCTTCGTCCGGATTCAAGGTAAGTGAAGCTGATATGAAAGAAGCAGCAGACATGTGGGCAAGGTTTCGGCCGTTTATTGAAAGGGAGTTCCCGGAAACGCGAGAAAACGACGGGATCATTGAATCTCCCTTGCGTCCCATCCCGAATGTGCAAACACAACTTGAAAATCATTATAAAGGAAACATCGAAGGGTCTTTGTATTTAAAGTGTGATAATGAATTACCGATCGCGGGATCCATAAAGGCGCGTGGTGGGATTTTTGAAGTGCTCAGACACGCGGAAACGTTGGCGATTGATAACGGGTTGATCACAAAGGAAGATAACTATGAAAAATTTGCCACTACGGCTTTCAAGGAATTTTTCAATCAATACGCCATTGATGTAGGTTCCACCGGTAATTTGGGCCTTAGCATCGGGATCGTCAGTGCCGCGATCGGTTTCGACGTCTCGGTCCACATGTCCGCGGATGCCAAACAATGGAAAAAAGATTTGCTAAAAGAAAGCGGAGCCATCGTTCATGAGTACAGCGCAGATTTCAGTAAGGCGATTAATGAAGGAAGAAAGTTGTCCCGCGAGAATCCGAACGGATACTTTATCGACGATGAAAACTCGCGGGATTTGTTTTTAGGCTACAGTATCGCGGCCTTCGAATTGAAGGCGCAACTTGATGAACAAGATATCCGTGTGGATAGGGACCACCCGCTGTTTCTTTATCTTCCATGTGGTGTAGGAGGATCTCCGGGAGGGCTGACTTTCGGTCTTAAGCAGATTTTCGGCGATAACGTTCATTGCTTTTTTGTGGAACCTACCCATTCTCCATCCGTCTTAATCGGTCTTTTGACGGAAAAACATGAAAAGATAAGTGTCCAGGATTTTGGCATTGATAATATAACGGAAGCGGATGGTTTGGCTGTCGGAAGGCCATCAAGTTTTGCGACCGCCATTAGTGAAAAACTCATCAGTGGCGTGTATACGGTCGAAGACGATGAGCTGTTTAAAATGTTAGCGCTATTGATGCGCTCAGAAGGTTTAAAAGTCGAACCCTCTGCCGCTTCTGGCTTGCAAGGGCCAATGCAATTATCAAAACACCCTCTTTATATCGAAAATCACGATTTATCATCGCGAATGAAGAAAGCAACCCATGTGGCATGGGCAACAGGGGGATCGCTCATTCCGGAAACAGATTGGAAAGCCATTTATCAAAAAGGGAAATCGCTGTTGGGTGTTTGA
- the rpmI gene encoding 50S ribosomal protein L35 has translation MPKMKTHRGAAKRFKRTGKGNLKRNRAFTSHLSRNQTQKQKRHLRKATVMDKSDQKRVEPMLPYKK, from the coding sequence ATGCCAAAAATGAAAACTCACCGAGGAGCAGCCAAGCGCTTTAAACGTACCGGCAAAGGCAACCTGAAGCGCAACCGTGCTTTCACGAGTCACTTGTCCCGTAACCAGACGCAAAAACAAAAGCGGCATTTACGAAAAGCCACGGTAATGGATAAGAGTGACCAAAAACGTGTTGAGCCAATGCTCCCTTATAAAAAATAA
- the aceA gene encoding isocitrate lyase, protein MAQQSFQQQVDELNRQWETEERWQGIKRPYSAEDVVRLRGSLQIEHTLARKGAEKLWDSLKNEDYVNSLGALTGNQAVQQVKAGLNAIYLSGWQVAADANVAGEMYPDQSLYPANSVPNVVKRINNALMRADQIQHMEGEGDIDYFAPIVADAEAGFGGQLNVFELMKAMIEAGASGVHLEDQLASEKKCGHLGGKVLLPTQNAVRNLVSARLAADVSGVPTVLLARTDADAADLITSDVDPADAEFITGERTDEGFYRTRAGIDQAIARGLAYAPYADLIWCETSTPNLEEAQKFADAIHEQYPDKMLAYNCSPSFNWEGNLDKDTIETFQQEIAKMGYKFQFVTLAGFHALNHSMFQLARGYKERGMGAYSELQQAEFAAEKDGYTATRHQREVGTGYFDEVSQTISGGTSSTTALSGSTETAQFQN, encoded by the coding sequence ATGGCACAACAATCATTCCAACAGCAGGTAGACGAATTAAACAGACAGTGGGAAACAGAAGAACGTTGGCAAGGGATAAAGCGCCCGTATTCGGCCGAAGATGTTGTACGGTTGCGCGGTTCTTTGCAAATTGAACATACGCTTGCTCGCAAAGGGGCGGAAAAGCTGTGGGATAGCTTGAAAAATGAAGATTATGTAAACTCTCTAGGCGCTCTTACCGGGAATCAGGCCGTGCAACAAGTGAAAGCCGGGTTGAATGCGATCTACTTAAGTGGATGGCAAGTGGCCGCAGATGCGAACGTTGCCGGTGAAATGTATCCGGATCAAAGCTTGTATCCGGCGAACTCCGTTCCGAACGTGGTTAAACGGATTAATAATGCATTAATGCGTGCGGATCAAATTCAGCACATGGAAGGCGAAGGGGACATCGATTATTTCGCCCCGATCGTTGCCGATGCCGAAGCAGGTTTTGGCGGGCAGCTGAACGTTTTTGAATTAATGAAAGCGATGATTGAAGCCGGCGCTTCCGGGGTGCACCTTGAAGACCAATTGGCCTCGGAAAAGAAATGCGGCCACCTTGGCGGAAAAGTGTTGCTTCCAACACAAAACGCCGTAAGAAATCTTGTATCCGCGCGTTTGGCTGCAGATGTTTCAGGTGTACCGACCGTCTTACTCGCACGTACAGACGCGGACGCGGCTGACTTGATCACCAGCGATGTCGATCCTGCCGATGCGGAATTTATTACCGGTGAACGGACGGATGAAGGCTTTTACCGCACGAGGGCTGGTATCGACCAGGCGATTGCACGCGGGTTGGCATATGCGCCTTACGCTGATTTAATCTGGTGTGAAACATCGACGCCGAACTTGGAAGAAGCGCAAAAGTTTGCAGACGCGATCCATGAGCAGTATCCGGATAAAATGCTTGCCTATAACTGCTCGCCATCCTTTAATTGGGAAGGAAACCTCGATAAAGATACGATTGAAACGTTCCAGCAAGAGATTGCCAAGATGGGATATAAATTTCAATTCGTTACCCTCGCTGGATTCCATGCCCTTAATCACAGCATGTTCCAACTTGCTCGAGGCTACAAAGAAAGAGGAATGGGGGCGTATTCCGAATTGCAACAGGCCGAGTTTGCCGCGGAAAAAGACGGATATACCGCAACCCGCCATCAACGGGAAGTCGGTACTGGATATTTCGACGAAGTTTCACAGACCATTTCAGGAGGAACCTCGTCAACAACCGCCCTTTCAGGCTCGACAGAAACCGCTCAATTCCAAAATTAA
- a CDS encoding glycine cleavage T C-terminal barrel domain-containing protein: MTFEVKPTAELKTSNDLEVLDVQRHVPVNLRQSGDNGSRMLISQRVRKSPFWHLSQEAGCWCYEIYNHMYHPRAYVPLEEGGLLQEYKYLTEDVTLWNVAVERQIQVKGPDAAKLVDLAITRSVDKLKVGKARYVILCNEEGGILNDPVLLRPAEDEFWFSLSDTDIALWLQALNLKSAFDCTVREIDVAPVQIQGPKATALMADLFGEQIHEVPYYGLLEGEVNGCPVIVSRTGFSGEAGYEIYLYDASVNAERLWYHLLDVGKAHNIKVIAPGHIRRIEAGILSHGQDMDPETNPYQVGLGWQVDLNKSRFVGKEALARIKSEGVTSKLAGLKLGGKQIDWYPADFYIVYAENEAKPVGYVTSAFYSPTQGCNIGYAMLPESLSAIGTQLEVQLPEPYAGGRVPAEVTETPFKPPEFPGTGLTQTGRKL, from the coding sequence ATGACATTTGAGGTTAAACCAACAGCAGAGCTCAAAACGTCTAACGATCTTGAGGTGCTGGATGTGCAAAGGCACGTTCCGGTTAACCTGCGGCAAAGCGGGGATAACGGTTCGCGCATGCTGATCTCGCAAAGGGTTCGCAAGTCGCCTTTCTGGCACCTTTCCCAGGAAGCCGGCTGTTGGTGCTATGAGATTTATAACCACATGTACCATCCACGTGCCTACGTGCCGTTGGAGGAGGGCGGGCTCCTCCAAGAATATAAATATCTCACTGAAGACGTCACGCTTTGGAATGTCGCGGTAGAGCGGCAGATTCAGGTGAAAGGTCCCGACGCTGCCAAGCTGGTAGATTTGGCCATTACGCGTTCGGTCGACAAACTCAAGGTGGGAAAAGCTCGCTATGTTATTTTGTGTAACGAAGAAGGCGGAATCTTAAATGATCCGGTCCTCCTTCGTCCGGCCGAAGATGAATTTTGGTTCTCTCTCTCCGACACTGACATTGCCTTGTGGTTGCAAGCGCTCAATTTAAAGAGTGCCTTTGATTGTACGGTGCGAGAAATCGATGTTGCCCCCGTGCAAATTCAAGGCCCAAAGGCAACGGCTCTCATGGCCGATTTGTTTGGTGAGCAGATCCACGAGGTCCCCTATTACGGACTGCTCGAGGGTGAAGTGAACGGTTGTCCCGTCATCGTGTCCCGCACGGGCTTCTCGGGTGAAGCCGGTTATGAGATCTACCTTTATGACGCCAGCGTCAATGCCGAACGGCTCTGGTACCATCTCCTCGATGTCGGCAAGGCTCACAATATAAAAGTGATCGCCCCGGGCCACATCCGTCGAATCGAGGCGGGGATCCTCTCCCACGGACAGGACATGGACCCGGAGACCAATCCATACCAGGTAGGATTGGGTTGGCAAGTGGACCTGAATAAATCCCGATTCGTTGGCAAGGAAGCCCTGGCTCGCATCAAGAGCGAAGGGGTTACCAGCAAACTGGCAGGCCTGAAGTTGGGCGGTAAGCAAATCGATTGGTACCCTGCCGATTTTTACATCGTCTACGCGGAAAATGAGGCCAAACCGGTTGGCTACGTCACCTCCGCATTTTATTCGCCGACCCAAGGGTGTAATATCGGTTACGCGATGTTGCCCGAGTCTTTAAGTGCTATCGGAACGCAGCTTGAAGTGCAACTGCCCGAGCCGTATGCAGGCGGGCGCGTCCCGGCAGAGGTTACAGAGACTCCGTTCAAGCCACCCGAATTCCCGGGCACGGGTTTGACCCAGACCGGCCGGAAGCTTTAG
- a CDS encoding oxidoreductase, with product MSDHPMVQADLQTLFSPLKIGNKEAKNRIVSTAHAVAWDNGTGLINERHVGYEERKAAGGAGIVMTFGSASVYEESSASYGSISLWDERNEPLLKELADRVHAHGALIMSQATHMGRRADSSVSSRPIQAPSAIPEDVHRETPHVLRIEEIPPIVQSFADAAKRLERCGWDGIEITSFSGHLIEQFWSPALNHRTDKYGGDFTGRMRFSMEVLQAVREAVSREFIICFRMTGDPKTDALDLDQDDMLEIATKLDETGYIDMFNISGGTGATYRAQAAVVPGDTFARGTFNHAARKMKAQLSVPVLAAGRNLDPGQAEQALTDKDCDLVGMTRAIIADPDMPQQAKTGEFSKIRPCIACTEGCIGRLYTGMPVICTVNPAMGNDALDNFKPAQHRRKIVVVGGGPAGMEAARVSAIRGHEVHLLESADKLGGKVYFASMASERPHYGRHIKWLERELDRFGVNVHLDTKGTTDSVLLLNPDEVVLATGSNPRNDHYVTDVELLDGKISINAERKVLVYDREGKFRGGSVAHFAAEKGASQVEIATPLWSVAEDLDEMQKPELYRLLAEKNVALSSNKNLVKTKEGHHVLEDMWSETKRNVEKDEIIVLIGYEEGDNRLFNQIKAAAPELEVQLIGDAVSPRRLNDAISEGVRVGSTI from the coding sequence GTGAGTGATCATCCAATGGTGCAAGCTGATTTGCAAACCTTATTTAGTCCGTTAAAAATAGGGAACAAAGAAGCTAAAAATCGAATTGTATCAACTGCACATGCTGTCGCGTGGGATAATGGCACGGGCCTCATCAATGAGCGCCATGTTGGTTATGAAGAAAGAAAAGCTGCAGGTGGTGCCGGAATCGTAATGACGTTTGGTTCGGCTAGTGTCTATGAGGAATCATCGGCTTCCTACGGCTCGATAAGTTTATGGGATGAGCGGAATGAACCTTTATTGAAGGAGCTTGCCGACCGTGTTCATGCACACGGTGCTTTAATCATGTCTCAGGCCACCCATATGGGAAGGCGTGCGGATTCGTCGGTCAGTAGCCGCCCAATACAAGCACCTTCTGCCATTCCGGAAGATGTGCATCGTGAGACTCCTCACGTTTTGCGTATTGAAGAAATACCTCCAATCGTCCAATCCTTTGCTGACGCTGCTAAGCGTTTAGAGCGTTGTGGTTGGGATGGGATTGAAATCACGTCCTTTAGCGGACACTTAATTGAACAGTTTTGGAGCCCCGCCCTTAACCATCGGACGGATAAATATGGGGGAGACTTTACCGGCCGTATGCGCTTTTCAATGGAGGTGCTTCAAGCGGTTAGAGAGGCTGTATCAAGGGAATTCATTATCTGCTTTAGAATGACCGGTGACCCAAAAACCGATGCGCTTGATCTTGATCAGGACGATATGCTCGAAATTGCCACAAAACTTGATGAAACAGGATACATTGATATGTTTAACATTAGCGGTGGTACCGGGGCGACCTATCGCGCCCAGGCAGCAGTGGTTCCCGGAGATACATTTGCAAGAGGGACGTTTAATCATGCGGCACGAAAAATGAAAGCGCAACTTTCTGTCCCTGTTTTAGCGGCCGGGCGGAATCTTGACCCTGGACAGGCGGAACAGGCTTTGACAGATAAGGATTGTGATCTTGTGGGCATGACAAGGGCCATTATCGCGGATCCGGATATGCCACAGCAAGCAAAGACAGGGGAATTTTCAAAAATAAGACCGTGTATTGCTTGTACGGAAGGGTGCATAGGCAGATTATACACCGGCATGCCGGTGATTTGCACGGTGAACCCTGCCATGGGCAACGATGCCTTGGATAATTTCAAACCTGCACAGCATAGACGCAAAATTGTTGTTGTGGGTGGTGGGCCGGCAGGGATGGAAGCCGCACGCGTATCAGCAATTCGCGGACATGAGGTTCATCTGTTGGAAAGCGCAGATAAACTGGGAGGCAAAGTTTATTTTGCTTCTATGGCTTCCGAACGCCCTCATTACGGGAGGCACATTAAATGGCTGGAGCGAGAATTAGACCGGTTCGGCGTAAATGTTCACCTTGATACAAAAGGAACGACGGATAGTGTCTTACTTTTAAATCCTGATGAAGTTGTGCTTGCCACGGGCTCTAATCCTAGAAATGACCATTATGTAACGGATGTCGAGCTTCTTGATGGCAAGATTTCGATCAATGCCGAGCGTAAAGTGTTAGTCTATGACCGGGAAGGGAAATTCAGGGGTGGCAGTGTGGCTCATTTTGCTGCAGAAAAAGGTGCTTCCCAAGTGGAAATCGCCACCCCATTGTGGTCGGTTGCGGAAGATTTGGATGAAATGCAAAAGCCTGAGCTATACCGGTTATTAGCAGAAAAAAATGTGGCGCTGTCTTCAAATAAAAATTTGGTCAAAACGAAGGAAGGCCATCATGTATTAGAGGACATGTGGTCGGAAACAAAGAGGAATGTTGAAAAGGATGAGATCATCGTATTGATCGGTTATGAAGAAGGGGATAATCGTTTGTTTAATCAGATAAAAGCAGCTGCTCCGGAGCTTGAAGTGCAGCTTATTGGTGATGCCGTTTCCCCCCGCCGGTTAAATGATGCGATCTCGGAAGGGGTGCGTGTAGGAAGTACAATATAA